In a single window of the Aminomonas paucivorans DSM 12260 genome:
- a CDS encoding Synerg-CTERM sorting domain-containing protein, with translation MALLFALVAASLEVLPPWEIGGGSPAQGAPKGAGGEFWQPLGGGTNGSVYALAVSGDALYAGGDFTSVGGVSADHVARWGAPTPTPTPTPGGATVSPADPTPTVGPVPTEGPTAAPPAPIPTPLPVEAVSSDVPGLALASPGLVVLSASGLASSVPSSLLPLLEVWEGRDYPLSSTASGALATSGLGALDTGSLGALPVFAVRPVPEGGVVSLALNLTLSAGAGRVSDLALVKISDAATARPFALVSSPSGLAADGTFGLWDGQRFRTPSDVLEGGRSCTLILSIRDGGPYDLDPTPGALLDPCVLGFRPAPTATPTPTPRRFGGGCNAGSAPLALLLGMPLSFLLQKRR, from the coding sequence GTGGCGCTGCTCTTCGCGCTGGTCGCAGCGAGTCTGGAGGTCCTCCCCCCCTGGGAGATCGGGGGCGGATCCCCCGCTCAGGGCGCGCCCAAGGGCGCCGGTGGCGAGTTCTGGCAGCCCCTGGGCGGGGGCACGAACGGCTCGGTCTATGCCCTGGCGGTCTCGGGGGATGCGCTCTATGCGGGGGGGGACTTTACCTCTGTCGGCGGCGTGTCGGCGGACCACGTGGCCCGCTGGGGGGCTCCGACACCCACCCCGACGCCCACGCCGGGCGGGGCCACGGTTTCTCCGGCAGATCCGACGCCGACGGTCGGCCCGGTCCCCACGGAGGGCCCCACGGCGGCCCCCCCGGCGCCCATCCCCACGCCCCTGCCAGTGGAGGCCGTTTCTTCGGACGTGCCCGGGCTGGCCCTGGCCTCCCCCGGCTTGGTGGTCTTAAGCGCCTCCGGGCTGGCCTCGTCGGTTCCCTCCTCCCTCTTGCCCCTTCTGGAGGTCTGGGAGGGGCGGGACTACCCCCTCTCCTCGACCGCCTCGGGCGCCCTCGCCACAAGCGGCCTGGGAGCCCTGGACACGGGAAGCCTCGGCGCCCTGCCGGTCTTCGCCGTGCGCCCCGTGCCGGAGGGCGGGGTCGTATCGCTTGCCCTGAATCTGACCCTGTCCGCCGGGGCGGGCAGGGTCTCGGACCTGGCCCTGGTGAAGATCTCCGACGCCGCGACGGCCCGGCCCTTCGCCCTGGTCTCCAGCCCCTCGGGGCTTGCCGCCGACGGCACCTTCGGCCTCTGGGATGGGCAGCGGTTCCGCACCCCCTCGGACGTCCTCGAAGGTGGCCGGAGCTGCACGCTGATCCTCTCGATCCGTGACGGGGGGCCCTACGACCTGGACCCGACCCCCGGGGCTCTCCTGGATCCCTGCGTCCTGGGCTTCCGGCCTGCTCCCACCGCCACGCCGACCCCGACGCCCCGACGCTTCGGCGGGGGCTGCAACGCCGGCTCCGCTCCCCTCGCCCTGCTGCTGGGGATGCCCTTGTCCTTCCTTCTTCAGAAGCGGCGCTAG
- a CDS encoding MarR family winged helix-turn-helix transcriptional regulator — MEEDRMGQALRRIVRGLGVLDGDAPCCPGVTLAQCHVLTEVCGTPGTSLGELADRLGLDKSTVSRTVEALVARGLLDRQPRRENRRCVTLLPTPSGEGLGAELEAMRRRLYGDLLDRVPEARRTQVLEGLDLLAEALEAQGATPFRGDEGQPAPKSMDQKGQCVP, encoded by the coding sequence GTGGAGGAGGACCGGATGGGACAGGCGCTGCGGCGGATCGTGCGGGGTCTGGGGGTGCTGGACGGGGACGCTCCCTGCTGTCCCGGGGTCACCCTGGCGCAGTGCCACGTGCTGACGGAGGTGTGCGGGACCCCAGGGACCTCCCTGGGGGAGCTGGCGGACCGACTGGGGCTGGACAAGAGCACCGTGAGCCGCACCGTGGAGGCCCTGGTGGCCCGGGGGCTCCTGGATCGGCAGCCCCGAAGGGAGAACCGGCGCTGCGTGACCCTCCTGCCCACCCCGTCGGGAGAGGGACTGGGGGCGGAGCTGGAGGCTATGAGACGGCGGCTCTACGGGGATCTGCTGGATCGGGTCCCCGAGGCCCGACGAACCCAGGTGCTGGAGGGGCTGGACCTCCTGGCGGAGGCACTGGAGGCGCAAGGAGCAACCCCCTTCCGGGGGGACGAGGGCCAACCGGCCCCAAAATCCATGGACCAGAAAGGACAGTGCGTACCATGA
- the arsM gene encoding arsenite methyltransferase, producing the protein MSCCDPKDRCDTHQKSEEIRERVRRRYAEAIGTASSCCGGSCGLPGEEDIIGGNYTREVLQNVPEGVQATSFGCGNPIEAAGIRPGETVLDLGCGAGLDAFLAAGETGPTGKVYGLDMTEEMLETARRNREAWGLENVEFLRGEMESIPLPDGSVDLVVSNCVLNLSPEKDRVFREIVRVLRPGGRMAVADVVALRPLPERARRSLSAWSGCLAGALSPEEFLRQMEAAGLRETRVEVRKAYSFSPSRTEELFPELSPEEREGIPGALGSGLIRGEKPRHA; encoded by the coding sequence ATGAGCTGTTGCGATCCCAAAGACCGTTGCGACACCCATCAGAAAAGCGAGGAGATCCGGGAGAGGGTGCGTCGACGCTACGCCGAGGCCATCGGCACCGCTTCCAGCTGCTGCGGCGGAAGCTGCGGGCTCCCGGGGGAGGAAGACATCATCGGGGGCAACTACACCCGGGAGGTGCTGCAGAACGTGCCCGAGGGGGTGCAGGCAACCTCCTTCGGCTGCGGGAACCCCATCGAGGCGGCGGGAATCCGCCCGGGGGAGACGGTGCTGGACCTGGGCTGCGGGGCGGGGCTGGACGCCTTCCTGGCCGCCGGGGAGACGGGACCCACGGGGAAGGTCTACGGCCTGGACATGACCGAGGAGATGCTGGAGACGGCCCGGAGAAACCGGGAGGCCTGGGGGCTGGAGAACGTGGAGTTCCTTCGGGGGGAGATGGAGTCCATCCCCCTGCCCGACGGGAGCGTGGACCTGGTGGTCTCCAACTGCGTGCTGAACCTCTCCCCGGAAAAGGACCGGGTCTTCCGGGAGATCGTCCGGGTGCTCCGCCCGGGGGGAAGGATGGCGGTGGCGGACGTGGTGGCCCTGCGTCCCCTCCCGGAGCGGGCCCGGAGAAGCCTGTCGGCCTGGAGCGGCTGCCTCGCCGGGGCCCTCTCCCCGGAGGAGTTCCTCCGGCAGATGGAGGCGGCGGGGCTTCGGGAGACCCGGGTGGAGGTGCGCAAGGCCTACAGTTTTTCCCCTTCCCGGACGGAGGAACTCTTCCCGGAGCTTTCCCCGGAGGAGCGGGAAGGGATCCCCGGAGCCCTGGGCAGCGGCCTGATCCGGGGAGAGAAGCCTCGCCATGCCTGA
- a CDS encoding GNAT family N-acetyltransferase yields the protein MPEAATLRPARAEDLFSVGALLEKAGLPLEGVEGSFAGFFVAERGGKTVGSVGVEIAGDAGMVRSLAVEASLRGRGTGDALLRRGEEALRAAGVAEAWVLTETAPAFFLSRGYRDAPRSSLPPALAERSALSSVCPCSCRCLKKSLVSPEA from the coding sequence ATGCCTGAGGCCGCGACGCTGCGCCCCGCCCGGGCGGAGGACCTCTTCTCCGTAGGGGCACTCCTGGAGAAGGCGGGACTTCCCCTTGAAGGGGTGGAGGGATCCTTCGCCGGCTTCTTCGTGGCGGAGCGGGGGGGAAAGACCGTGGGGTCCGTGGGCGTCGAGATCGCCGGGGACGCGGGGATGGTGCGCTCCCTGGCGGTGGAGGCCTCCCTTCGGGGACGCGGGACGGGCGACGCCCTCCTGCGTCGGGGGGAGGAGGCCCTGCGGGCGGCGGGGGTCGCGGAGGCCTGGGTCCTCACGGAGACCGCCCCGGCCTTCTTCCTCTCCCGGGGGTACCGGGACGCGCCCCGCTCCTCCCTGCCCCCCGCCCTGGCGGAGCGATCCGCCCTCTCCTCGGTCTGCCCCTGTTCCTGCCGCTGCCTGAAGAAATCCCTGGTCTCCCCCGAGGCCTGA
- a CDS encoding DMT family transporter, which translates to MTPKRSVLAADAALLGVALFWGMGYVAMKAALDSFTPFWLTVFRFLSAFALLCALFGRRLVRLSPSALKAGLLAGGLLSLGFWVSTVGLQYTTAGKQAFIVTAYVVVVPFLLWAATRRFPGFGPFLAAALCLCGMFLLTLQDNFAIGLGDGLSLLCALFLALHMVVVERFVREIDPVAFAVLQIGVVGVATVPLALAFEPFPGAVAPLGWAALAYNVLLGTVFALVTQNLAQKYTSSTHTALILSLEGVFGALTGALLLGESFTMRMVLGCALIFVSILMAELLPPGPAAVPEPDAPS; encoded by the coding sequence ATGACGCCGAAACGCTCGGTGCTGGCGGCGGACGCGGCGCTTCTGGGGGTAGCCCTGTTCTGGGGGATGGGGTACGTGGCCATGAAGGCGGCGTTGGATTCCTTCACCCCCTTCTGGCTGACGGTCTTCCGGTTTCTCTCCGCTTTTGCCCTCCTGTGTGCCCTGTTCGGGCGCCGTCTGGTCCGCCTCTCCCCCTCCGCCCTCAAGGCGGGGCTTCTGGCGGGGGGGCTGCTTTCCCTGGGTTTCTGGGTTTCCACCGTGGGCCTGCAGTACACCACCGCGGGCAAGCAGGCCTTCATCGTCACCGCCTACGTGGTGGTGGTGCCCTTCCTCCTGTGGGCGGCCACCCGGCGGTTCCCCGGCTTCGGTCCCTTCCTGGCCGCGGCCCTGTGCCTGTGCGGCATGTTCCTGCTGACCCTTCAGGACAATTTCGCCATCGGCCTGGGGGACGGGTTGAGCCTGCTGTGTGCCCTCTTCCTGGCGCTGCACATGGTGGTGGTGGAACGCTTCGTCCGGGAGATCGACCCGGTGGCCTTCGCGGTGCTGCAGATCGGGGTGGTGGGGGTGGCCACGGTCCCCCTGGCCCTGGCCTTCGAGCCCTTCCCGGGGGCCGTCGCCCCCCTGGGGTGGGCGGCCCTGGCCTACAACGTCCTCCTGGGCACGGTCTTCGCCCTGGTGACCCAGAACCTGGCCCAGAAGTACACCTCCTCGACACACACCGCCCTGATCCTCAGCCTGGAGGGGGTCTTCGGAGCCCTCACGGGGGCCCTGCTCCTGGGGGAGAGCTTCACGATGCGGATGGTCCTGGGCTGCGCCCTCATCTTCGTCTCCATCCTGATGGCGGAACTGCTGCCCCCGGGCCCCGCCGCCGTCCCGGAACCCGACGCCCCTTCCTGA
- a CDS encoding PhzF family phenazine biosynthesis isomerase — translation MARVQVFVVDSFTRKVFSGNPAGVVLGGEGLGEARMRQIARELNHSETAFVLPPEGSDHDVRVRFFTPRTEVPLCGHATVAAHYVRAVAGGTAPGRYRQLTGAGSLPVEILRDGEDYRIRMTQGPPVFEPPLGEDLAEAVWGALGLGREDRGDFAPVQVVSTGHSKVLVPVRRRSALDALAPDMEALVRLSRVLGCNGYFPFTLDDPDPGSLTQGRMFAPAIGVREDPVTGNVHGPLGAYLIRHDLVPRGDSLRFRGSQGDSSGRCGYLDVEVDLEEGEPRRVSILGDAVLVFRADLDL, via the coding sequence ATGGCCCGCGTGCAGGTGTTTGTGGTGGATTCGTTCACCCGCAAGGTGTTTTCCGGCAACCCCGCGGGGGTGGTCCTGGGGGGCGAGGGGCTCGGAGAGGCCCGGATGCGTCAGATCGCCCGGGAGCTGAACCATTCCGAGACCGCCTTCGTCCTGCCCCCGGAGGGGTCGGACCACGACGTGCGGGTCCGGTTCTTCACCCCCCGGACGGAGGTTCCCCTGTGCGGGCACGCCACCGTGGCGGCCCACTACGTCCGGGCCGTCGCGGGGGGCACGGCGCCGGGGCGGTACCGGCAGCTCACCGGGGCGGGGTCCCTGCCCGTGGAGATCCTGCGGGACGGGGAGGACTACCGGATCCGCATGACCCAAGGCCCCCCGGTCTTCGAGCCTCCCCTGGGGGAGGACCTGGCCGAGGCGGTGTGGGGTGCCCTGGGGCTGGGGCGGGAGGATCGGGGAGATTTCGCCCCCGTCCAGGTGGTGTCCACGGGCCATTCGAAGGTGCTGGTGCCGGTGCGGAGGCGGTCCGCCCTGGACGCCCTGGCCCCGGACATGGAGGCCCTGGTGCGCCTCAGCCGGGTCCTGGGGTGCAACGGCTACTTCCCCTTCACCCTGGACGATCCGGACCCGGGTTCCCTGACCCAGGGCCGGATGTTCGCCCCCGCCATCGGCGTCCGGGAGGACCCGGTCACGGGAAACGTCCACGGTCCCCTGGGGGCCTACCTGATCCGCCACGACCTGGTCCCCCGGGGGGATTCCCTCCGCTTCCGGGGATCCCAGGGGGATTCCTCCGGGCGGTGCGGGTACCTGGACGTGGAGGTGGACCTGGAGGAGGGGGAACCCCGCCGGGTGAGCATCCTGGGGGACGCGGTCCTGGTCTTCCGGGCGGACCTGGATCTGTAG
- a CDS encoding MFS transporter encodes MTERTENQGEALREAPDPRRGRTLLALSGAAALSMLGVSVAVPRVTSQVVAFSGGDGQIGWIASAFAVSYILLQVPYGNLSDRFGFKPFLVAGYLVSAAAGLVFALAGSSLPLFLGRAIQGAGEAPVWSLAPALLSLLYPERKGWIIGRYSMLLYGGIVVGPLLVPLVPFLDGRGAFWFFAAACLGAAGIVALGVENRRPRGSAESWSLAGAARLLQTRPVRLALLGIGLYGAAQGLFFALIPGFLLARGGFSPVEAGYLLSAMYLGTTLAQFVFGPLSDRRGRRPFMVLGLVVAGAATGTFFLFPKLSSMALLGVGTTGLGCFFVASMAYLNEKAPESLKGTISGAYYLFWGVGYFAGPLLWGVLGRWMGQTPSFVLFGAVLAAQAVLLACFAGEGKTEPAVCRE; translated from the coding sequence GTGACGGAACGAACGGAAAACCAAGGGGAGGCGCTTCGGGAGGCCCCGGATCCCCGAAGGGGCCGGACCCTGCTGGCCCTCTCCGGGGCGGCGGCCCTGTCCATGCTGGGAGTGTCCGTGGCGGTGCCCCGGGTCACCAGCCAGGTGGTGGCCTTCTCCGGGGGGGACGGCCAGATCGGGTGGATCGCCTCGGCCTTCGCGGTGTCCTACATCCTCCTCCAGGTCCCCTACGGCAACCTCTCGGACCGCTTCGGCTTCAAGCCCTTCCTCGTGGCGGGATACCTCGTCTCCGCCGCCGCAGGGCTGGTCTTCGCCCTGGCGGGATCCTCCCTGCCCCTGTTCCTGGGGCGGGCGATCCAGGGGGCCGGGGAGGCCCCGGTGTGGTCCCTGGCCCCGGCGCTGCTGTCCCTCCTCTACCCGGAGCGCAAGGGCTGGATCATCGGCCGCTACTCCATGCTCCTCTACGGGGGCATCGTGGTGGGTCCCCTCCTGGTGCCCCTGGTGCCCTTCCTGGACGGCCGGGGGGCCTTCTGGTTCTTCGCCGCCGCCTGCCTGGGGGCCGCGGGGATCGTGGCCCTGGGGGTGGAGAACCGTCGCCCCCGGGGGTCGGCCGAGTCCTGGAGCCTGGCGGGGGCCGCCCGTCTCCTCCAGACCCGTCCCGTGCGCCTGGCCCTGCTGGGCATCGGCCTCTACGGGGCCGCCCAGGGGCTCTTCTTCGCCCTCATCCCCGGGTTCCTCCTCGCCCGAGGAGGCTTTTCCCCCGTGGAGGCGGGCTACCTCCTCTCCGCCATGTACCTGGGCACCACCCTGGCCCAGTTCGTCTTCGGGCCCCTTTCGGACCGCCGGGGACGCCGGCCCTTCATGGTCCTGGGCCTGGTGGTGGCGGGGGCCGCCACGGGGACGTTCTTCCTCTTCCCCAAGCTGTCCTCCATGGCCCTGCTGGGGGTGGGCACCACCGGCCTGGGGTGCTTCTTCGTCGCCTCCATGGCCTACCTGAACGAGAAGGCCCCCGAGTCCCTCAAGGGCACCATCTCCGGGGCCTACTACCTCTTCTGGGGGGTGGGCTACTTCGCCGGACCCCTGCTCTGGGGGGTCCTGGGGCGATGGATGGGCCAGACCCCCTCCTTCGTCCTCTTCGGGGCGGTGCTGGCGGCCCAGGCGGTCCTGCTGGCCTGCTTCGCCGGGGAGGGAAAGACGGAACCGGCGGTGTGCCGGGAATAA
- a CDS encoding exonuclease domain-containing protein translates to MNFAALDFETANRYPESPCSLGVVVVREGRVVAERLWGIRPHRAFRTFERGNTWIHGITAAAAREWPEFPPVWEEVRPLLEGLPLAAHNAPFDLEVLRRTLALYALTPPPARGLCTVRLSRRAWPGLESYKLHRVARALGFSFKHHRALEDARACAFLALRAAQALGVSCFRDLEDLAASGSLEEGYEVCLEEVPARMAGGAHIPPFRGPREEGAKARAASTRLLDLDREEACGRFRSSDGSRVYRTTLESCTCPAFRHHRVPCKHMLRLAAELEGRKASGE, encoded by the coding sequence TTGAACTTTGCGGCCCTGGATTTCGAGACCGCCAACCGGTACCCCGAAAGCCCCTGTTCCCTGGGGGTGGTGGTGGTCCGGGAGGGGCGGGTGGTGGCGGAACGGCTCTGGGGGATCCGGCCCCACCGGGCCTTTCGCACCTTCGAGAGGGGAAACACCTGGATCCACGGCATCACCGCCGCGGCGGCCCGGGAGTGGCCCGAGTTCCCCCCGGTGTGGGAGGAGGTGCGCCCCCTCCTGGAGGGTCTGCCCCTGGCGGCGCACAACGCCCCCTTCGACCTGGAGGTGTTGCGGCGCACCCTGGCCCTCTACGCCCTGACCCCCCCTCCCGCCCGGGGGCTGTGCACCGTGCGCCTGTCCCGGCGGGCCTGGCCGGGCCTGGAGAGCTACAAGCTCCACCGGGTGGCCCGGGCCCTGGGGTTCTCCTTCAAGCACCACCGGGCCCTGGAGGACGCCCGGGCCTGCGCCTTCTTAGCCCTGCGGGCCGCCCAGGCCCTGGGGGTTTCCTGCTTCCGGGACCTGGAGGACCTGGCCGCTTCGGGGTCCCTGGAGGAGGGCTACGAGGTCTGCCTGGAGGAGGTGCCCGCCCGCATGGCCGGGGGGGCGCACATCCCCCCCTTCCGGGGTCCCCGGGAGGAGGGAGCGAAGGCCCGGGCCGCCTCCACCCGCCTGCTGGACCTGGACCGGGAGGAGGCCTGCGGCCGCTTCCGCTCCTCCGACGGCAGCCGGGTGTACCGCACCACCCTGGAGAGCTGCACCTGCCCGGCCTTCCGCCACCACCGGGTCCCCTGCAAGCACATGCTCCGCCTGGCGGCGGAGCTGGAGGGAAGGAAGGCCTCGGGGGAGTAG
- a CDS encoding YciI family protein → MFVVLVRYVRPLEEIDALLEEHREFLRRHLASGTFLGAGRREPRTGGVILARGEDEGALREILKEDPFHREGAAEYDLIRFVPTLTAPELEASFR, encoded by the coding sequence ATGTTCGTGGTGCTGGTGCGGTACGTCCGGCCCCTGGAGGAGATCGACGCCCTGCTGGAGGAGCATCGGGAGTTTCTGAGGCGGCACCTCGCCTCCGGGACCTTCCTGGGGGCGGGCAGGAGAGAGCCCCGAACGGGCGGGGTGATCCTGGCCCGGGGGGAGGACGAGGGGGCCCTGCGGGAGATCCTGAAGGAGGACCCCTTCCACCGGGAGGGGGCGGCGGAGTACGATCTGATCCGCTTCGTCCCCACCCTGACGGCTCCGGAACTGGAGGCGTCCTTCCGGTAG
- a CDS encoding class I SAM-dependent methyltransferase, with the protein MSFFDRIAPHYDRFHDLLRLGHPEAVTDLLSLAGGETLLDVGGGTGRFAASLLPRLAEAWVLDASPAMLARVPSGVRTCRGDAAALPFPDGSFRRVLLSYVLHHLEDPRAALREAARVVAPGGRVVVHDLDPTRRAGRLAQGLEGALLPVRALSPEEVGKVLGSCCLLPAGRRDGSWWVALGFRRPEEGARKG; encoded by the coding sequence GTGTCCTTCTTCGACCGGATCGCCCCGCACTACGACCGCTTCCATGACCTGCTGCGCCTGGGGCATCCCGAGGCGGTGACGGATCTTTTGTCCCTGGCGGGAGGGGAGACGCTCCTGGACGTGGGGGGCGGCACGGGGCGGTTCGCCGCCTCCCTGCTGCCCCGTCTCGCCGAGGCCTGGGTGCTGGACGCCTCTCCCGCCATGCTGGCCCGGGTGCCCTCGGGGGTGCGGACCTGCCGGGGAGACGCGGCGGCCCTGCCCTTCCCCGACGGGTCGTTCCGGCGGGTGCTGCTCTCCTACGTGCTCCACCACCTGGAGGATCCCCGGGCCGCCCTGCGGGAGGCCGCACGGGTCGTCGCCCCCGGGGGGCGGGTGGTGGTGCACGACCTGGACCCCACCCGGCGAGCGGGGCGTCTGGCCCAGGGGCTGGAGGGGGCACTTCTCCCCGTGCGGGCCCTCTCCCCGGAAGAGGTGGGCAAGGTCCTGGGGTCCTGCTGCCTCCTCCCGGCGGGACGAAGGGACGGAAGCTGGTGGGTCGCCCTGGGGTTCCGGCGGCCCGAGGAGGGCGCCCGGAAGGGATGA
- a CDS encoding LmeA family phospholipid-binding protein: MNRRILFLSVLLLLCSLLAPLPEAEAGPDPKALAEEIARELGKKFRPDQLTVTTDGSTAYVEARGAWIDKIRIDSLRLEATLKPERAPVSGDADALAGLIASSVGELTLLEKDVNGYFAKNEESGFTGLHFDFTPSGFQAKGIYTASFLFTFRIRLAAQGVLALRPEGIILDQVAMFVEGLKQPDSFTARVVSSVNPLLEFRDIPFPVTFKRLTMTDSEVTLTGGPKRLDQGATAVWKRPQP, encoded by the coding sequence GTGAACCGACGAATCCTCTTCCTGTCCGTCCTGTTGCTGCTCTGCTCCCTCCTGGCCCCTCTGCCCGAGGCGGAGGCGGGGCCGGACCCCAAGGCCCTGGCGGAGGAGATCGCCCGGGAGCTGGGAAAGAAGTTCCGCCCTGACCAGCTCACCGTCACCACCGACGGGTCCACGGCCTACGTGGAGGCCCGGGGCGCCTGGATCGACAAGATCCGCATCGACTCCCTGCGGCTGGAGGCGACGCTGAAGCCCGAACGCGCCCCCGTCTCCGGGGATGCCGACGCCCTGGCGGGGCTCATCGCCTCCTCCGTGGGGGAGCTGACCCTGCTGGAGAAGGACGTGAACGGCTACTTCGCCAAGAACGAGGAGAGCGGCTTCACGGGGCTGCACTTCGACTTCACCCCCTCGGGCTTTCAGGCCAAGGGGATCTACACCGCCTCGTTCCTCTTCACCTTCCGCATCCGCCTGGCCGCCCAGGGGGTGCTGGCCCTCCGGCCGGAGGGCATCATCCTGGACCAGGTGGCCATGTTCGTGGAGGGGCTCAAGCAGCCCGACTCCTTCACCGCCCGGGTGGTCTCCTCCGTGAACCCCCTCCTGGAGTTCCGGGACATCCCCTTCCCCGTCACCTTCAAGCGCCTGACCATGACGGACTCGGAGGTCACCCTCACGGGAGGTCCGAAAAGGCTGGACCAGGGAGCCACGGCCGTCTGGAAACGCCCCCAGCCGTAA
- a CDS encoding aldehyde dehydrogenase family protein, translating into MDATYGLFLDGKWVPAAEGRTFDTFCPADGQKLATCADAGKVDVDRAVDAAWRAFETFRHTSPLERATLLLKIADLIDEHAEKLALTETLDNGKPIRESRNVDVPLASDHFRYFAGAIRAEEGTAAQIDQDTLSLVLREPIGVVGQIIPWNFPFLMGAWKIAPALAAGDTVVIKPSSTTPLSLLEFAKILQQVLPPGVVNVITGRGSTTGDLMLAHPGFRKLAFTGSTEVGYTVARAAADRLIPATLELGGKSANIFFPDCPWEKAVEGVQLGILLNQGQVCCAGSRVFVHRDIYERFLGACAEAFRKVKVGLPWEPDTQMGCQINEAQLQKILGYVEVGRQEGARVACGGVRASGGALDGGCFMEPTILADVDNSMRVAREEIFGPVVCFLPFEDEAEVVRLANDNEYGLGGAVWTRDINRALRVAGAVETGRMWVNNYNNLPAHAPFGGYKKSGVGRETHKMMLDHYTQKKNIFISLSEKPLGMY; encoded by the coding sequence ATGGATGCGACGTACGGACTGTTCCTCGACGGCAAGTGGGTTCCCGCGGCGGAGGGACGCACCTTCGACACCTTCTGCCCTGCGGACGGGCAGAAGCTCGCCACCTGCGCCGATGCGGGGAAGGTGGACGTGGACCGGGCGGTGGACGCGGCCTGGCGGGCCTTCGAGACCTTCCGGCACACCAGCCCCCTGGAGCGGGCGACGCTCCTCCTGAAGATCGCGGACCTCATCGACGAACACGCGGAGAAGCTGGCCCTGACGGAGACCCTGGACAACGGCAAGCCCATCCGGGAGAGCCGAAACGTGGACGTGCCCCTGGCGTCGGACCACTTCCGCTATTTCGCCGGGGCCATCCGGGCGGAGGAGGGCACGGCGGCGCAGATCGACCAGGACACCCTGAGCCTGGTGCTTCGGGAGCCCATCGGCGTGGTGGGGCAGATCATCCCCTGGAACTTCCCCTTCCTCATGGGAGCCTGGAAGATCGCCCCGGCCCTGGCGGCGGGGGACACGGTGGTGATCAAGCCCTCCTCCACCACTCCCCTGAGCCTGCTGGAGTTCGCCAAGATCCTCCAGCAGGTGCTGCCCCCGGGGGTGGTGAACGTGATCACCGGCCGAGGCTCCACCACCGGCGACCTGATGCTGGCCCACCCGGGGTTCCGCAAGCTGGCCTTCACGGGGTCCACGGAGGTGGGCTACACCGTGGCCCGGGCGGCGGCGGACCGGTTGATCCCCGCCACCCTGGAGCTGGGGGGCAAGTCGGCGAACATCTTCTTCCCCGACTGCCCCTGGGAGAAGGCCGTGGAGGGGGTGCAGCTGGGCATCCTGCTGAACCAGGGGCAGGTGTGCTGCGCCGGTTCCCGGGTCTTCGTCCACCGGGACATCTACGAGCGATTCCTGGGGGCCTGCGCCGAGGCCTTCCGGAAGGTGAAGGTGGGGCTTCCCTGGGAGCCGGACACCCAGATGGGCTGTCAGATCAACGAGGCGCAGCTCCAGAAGATCCTGGGCTACGTGGAGGTGGGACGGCAGGAAGGGGCCCGGGTGGCCTGCGGAGGGGTTCGGGCCTCCGGGGGAGCTCTCGACGGGGGCTGCTTCATGGAGCCCACCATCCTGGCGGACGTGGACAACTCCATGCGGGTGGCCCGGGAGGAGATCTTTGGCCCCGTGGTGTGCTTCCTCCCCTTCGAGGACGAGGCGGAAGTGGTGCGCCTGGCCAACGACAACGAGTATGGCCTGGGCGGCGCCGTGTGGACCCGGGACATCAACCGGGCCCTTCGGGTGGCCGGGGCGGTGGAGACGGGACGCATGTGGGTGAACAACTACAACAACCTGCCCGCCCATGCCCCCTTCGGGGGGTACAAGAAGTCCGGGGTGGGCCGGGAGACCCACAAGATGATGCTGGACCACTACACCCAGAAGAAGAACATCTTCATCAGCCTCAGCGAGAAGCCCCTGGGGATGTACTGA
- a CDS encoding RrF2 family transcriptional regulator, whose protein sequence is MSGILHFSEAASLAVHGVLLLAASGGEHRTVRSLAEAVGASEAHLAKVVQRLGKAGILSCTRGPRGGVFLARPAGEITLLEVYEAVEGPLDRGGCVLGRSACPFGACLFGGLLERVSGEVRDFLAATTLEDFWKSRGLGPENAPLTETEEEG, encoded by the coding sequence TTGAGCGGAATCCTCCATTTCAGCGAGGCCGCCTCCCTGGCGGTGCACGGGGTGCTGCTCCTGGCGGCCTCGGGGGGGGAGCACCGGACGGTGCGCTCCCTGGCGGAGGCGGTGGGGGCCTCGGAGGCCCACCTGGCCAAGGTGGTGCAGCGCCTGGGCAAGGCGGGGATCCTGTCCTGCACCCGGGGGCCCCGGGGAGGGGTTTTTCTGGCCCGCCCGGCGGGGGAGATCACCCTGCTTGAAGTGTACGAGGCGGTGGAGGGCCCCCTGGACCGGGGGGGATGTGTGCTGGGCCGGTCCGCCTGTCCCTTCGGGGCCTGCCTCTTCGGGGGGCTCCTGGAGCGGGTGTCCGGGGAGGTGCGGGATTTTCTGGCCGCCACCACCCTGGAGGACTTCTGGAAGAGCCGGGGCCTGGGCCCCGAAAACGCACCGCTGACGGAAACGGAAGAGGAGGGTTGA